A single genomic interval of Aureliella helgolandensis harbors:
- a CDS encoding DMP19 family protein produces MYRHIVLQLTLSVLVTGCGSPEVTINMASMDDDTLLEKMSDIAFQKMDAADDVLSKVDEPYRTVAIIYAAQGVIDNGGLVYFFENDWPRTPPYSIYADAYERIDRLEAAQAIRDAAASFGVKNPEKDIDSRRQYIENHYNEDEFEVDGWNDCVCGDEQVWSNLATWVRHYSAE; encoded by the coding sequence ATGTACCGACACATTGTCTTGCAGCTGACTCTGAGCGTATTGGTTACCGGATGCGGGAGTCCCGAGGTTACGATCAACATGGCATCTATGGATGACGACACGTTGCTCGAGAAAATGAGCGACATCGCGTTTCAGAAGATGGATGCTGCGGATGATGTTCTCTCCAAGGTTGATGAGCCTTACCGCACCGTCGCTATCATCTATGCTGCACAAGGCGTGATTGACAATGGTGGGCTCGTCTACTTCTTCGAGAACGACTGGCCCCGCACTCCCCCATATTCAATTTACGCAGATGCTTACGAACGCATTGACAGATTGGAGGCAGCCCAAGCAATTCGGGACGCAGCGGCGTCGTTCGGGGTCAAAAACCCCGAAAAGGACATCGACTCACGTCGCCAATACATCGAGAATCACTACAACGAAGACGAGTTTGAAGTCGATGGTTGGAACGATTGCGTCTGTGGCGACGAACAGGTGTGGAGCAATCTTGCCACGTGGGTACGCCACTACTCTGCCGAGTGA
- a CDS encoding type II toxin-antitoxin system VapC family toxin, giving the protein MNTVYIETSIVSYLRQRPSSQVVMAARQLLTSKWWDTERTNYELVVSQYVLDEASAGNPTLAAERVQALAGIPLLPNAPQITQIANEIMTRAILPPKAQVDALHIATVAHHRIQYLLTWNCKHIANAKILPRIHQVLTDAGVPIPVICTPEELLGDDSEIDG; this is encoded by the coding sequence ATGAACACCGTCTACATTGAAACATCTATCGTTAGCTATCTCCGGCAACGCCCGAGCTCTCAGGTGGTGATGGCGGCGCGCCAACTATTGACGAGCAAATGGTGGGACACCGAGCGAACCAACTACGAACTCGTTGTGTCGCAATACGTGCTCGACGAGGCGTCGGCCGGGAACCCTACATTAGCCGCAGAACGCGTGCAGGCACTGGCTGGGATTCCATTACTTCCAAATGCTCCCCAAATCACGCAAATTGCAAACGAGATCATGACTCGGGCGATTCTGCCTCCAAAAGCGCAGGTTGACGCGTTGCACATCGCCACGGTAGCTCATCATCGAATACAATACTTATTGACCTGGAACTGCAAGCACATTGCAAACGCGAAAATCTTGCCCCGTATCCATCAGGTTCTCACCGACGCTGGGGTTCCCATTCCGGTGATTTGCACACCAGAGGAGTTGCTTGGAGATGATTCAGAAATCGACGGCTGA
- a CDS encoding peroxiredoxin family protein: MKASQIKFILVSIFYLPIGTQCWAQDQKTTSNEPKTLKVGSTAPHIDAEFCFRKNEVNSLKIEQYNRDTIYVVEFWATWCPPCIAAMPLMEDIQNEFADRGVQLISLSNESREKLDEFLAKEVPGISGKTYLDIAEVYAIACDPDQSVYKEYMAASGNFSIPKIFIIGKDGRVEWIGEHGGLRSTLEEILTGRWDRAGFARKYEVKQDVSLAIRRMSEFRQKHAEDPDVVIAEIDKELAKIGPVDEPLIQILRGFRIQTLVNCGRFDEADRSIREGFTNASGNLEAVGILASILPQLPEIEKIDRKSIVELAVSELENASPTETLSHAMQELNISMESQLKLQEARLYVWAGLVRRAEEAAELARRLAVGTSTESIAEAYFQEVQKIRDNREAGR, encoded by the coding sequence ATGAAAGCGTCCCAGATCAAATTTATCCTAGTCAGCATATTCTATCTCCCAATAGGGACGCAATGCTGGGCACAAGATCAGAAAACAACTTCAAACGAGCCCAAGACGTTGAAAGTTGGCTCTACCGCCCCGCACATCGACGCTGAGTTTTGTTTTCGCAAGAACGAGGTCAACTCTCTTAAGATAGAGCAATACAACCGGGACACGATCTATGTGGTCGAGTTTTGGGCCACCTGGTGTCCGCCATGTATTGCAGCGATGCCGCTTATGGAAGACATTCAAAACGAGTTTGCAGATCGAGGGGTTCAGTTGATTAGCTTGAGCAACGAATCGAGAGAGAAACTGGATGAGTTCTTGGCGAAGGAGGTACCGGGTATTTCGGGGAAGACCTATTTGGATATCGCTGAGGTCTATGCGATTGCATGTGATCCTGATCAGAGCGTTTACAAAGAGTATATGGCGGCCAGTGGAAATTTTTCGATCCCAAAGATCTTCATCATTGGCAAAGATGGCCGAGTGGAATGGATCGGCGAGCACGGCGGACTAAGAAGTACCCTAGAGGAAATTTTGACTGGGAGATGGGATCGAGCGGGATTCGCGAGGAAATATGAAGTTAAGCAGGATGTTAGTTTAGCAATCCGACGAATGTCGGAGTTCCGCCAAAAACACGCAGAAGATCCAGATGTGGTAATTGCGGAAATTGACAAAGAACTGGCCAAGATTGGACCCGTAGACGAACCTCTGATTCAGATCCTCAGAGGATTTCGAATCCAAACACTAGTCAATTGCGGAAGGTTCGATGAAGCGGACCGTTCGATACGTGAAGGATTCACAAACGCAAGTGGTAACCTTGAGGCTGTTGGTATTCTAGCGTCAATCCTACCCCAGCTACCCGAAATTGAAAAAATCGATCGCAAGTCGATTGTAGAACTTGCGGTGAGTGAATTGGAAAATGCTTCACCAACGGAAACGCTCAGCCATGCAATGCAAGAATTGAACATATCTATGGAGTCGCAATTAAAATTGCAAGAGGCACGCTTGTACGTGTGGGCCGGGCTTGTTCGCCGTGCAGAGGAAGCTGCGGAGCTCGCTCGAAGACTAGCCGTTGGAACTTCCACGGAATCGATTGCCGAAGCGTACTTTCAGGAAGTACAGAAGATCCGAGACAATCGCGAAGCTGGGCGATGA